The proteins below come from a single Melitaea cinxia chromosome 9, ilMelCinx1.1, whole genome shotgun sequence genomic window:
- the LOC123656535 gene encoding uncharacterized protein LOC123656535, whose protein sequence is MRPTMEKAINATCTRNEFIPKPAPPQLSIEIVIVDTETTGFEANADIVHIAAKCGTQSFQAFMIPQQPIHAKASEISGFSVENGYLLYFKQRVETTPSVTAANDFVNFLCGLNSQILIVGHNIIRFDAPLILRWLEKHDLLEKMCSITYGFTDTMPLLRQGKISKQAVLAKQYLTSPEWKLFHEKAHNALTDCYVLNGLLEHFEISNEVLISRAVSLKAFLERQAMLRKQNAQLRFLRPMENAVSEYMLNKMARQGVTMEGLVREYKLHGDEGIKVYLGEPVNGKPRITTNNRIVQNVIERVKNFLAKKSTN, encoded by the coding sequence ATGAGACCCACGATGGAGAAAGCTATTAACGCAACGTGCACGAGAAATGAGTTTATTCCTAAGCCTGCTCCACCCCAACTATCGATCGAAATCGTCATTGTTGACACCGAAACCACGGGTTTTGAAGCAAACGCTGATATCGTGCATATTGCTGCTAAGTGTGGTACTCAATCGTTCCAAGCGTTTATGATTCCTCAACAGCCCATCCATGCCAAGGCTTCGGAAATATCTGGTTTTTCTGTCGAAAATGGTTATCTGCTATATTTTAAACAGAGAGTAGAAACTACTCCATCAGTCACAGCAGCCAATGACTTCGTCAACTTTTTATGCGGTTTAAATTCGCAAATTTTGATCGTCGGACACAATATCATCAGGTTCGATGCTCCCTTGATATTGCGGTGGTTGGAAAAACACGATTTGCTCGAAAAAATGTGTTCGATCACATATGGTTTTACAGACACAATGCCACTACTTCGACAAGGAAAAATATCAAAGCAAGCTGTGCTAGCAAAACAATACCTCACAAGCCCGGAGTGGAAATTATTTCATGAAAAAGCTCACAATGCATTAACCGATTGTTACGTTCTAAACGGTCTTTTGGAACATTTTGAAATAAGTAATGAAGTTCTCATAAGTAGAGCTGTGTCATTAAAAGCATTTTTAGAGCGACAGGCAATGTTGCGGAAGCAGAATGCTCAACTTCGATTTCTTCGTCCAATGGAAAATGCTGTTTCTGAATACATGTTGAACAAAATGGCACGGCAGGGTGTAACCATGGAGGGACTAGTAAGAGAATATAAGCTCCATGGAGATGAAGGTATCAAAGTCTATCTTGGTGAGCCAGTGAATGGGAAACCAAGAATAACAACAAATAACAGAATCGTACAAAATGTGATAGAGCGCGTGAAAAATTTTCTCGCGAAAAAGAGCACAAATTAA
- the LOC123656442 gene encoding ubiquitin carboxyl-terminal hydrolase 30 homolog translates to MDGGDRILVAAGLTAAVVVGAFVLWGPGGAPKVRKRRGQIAGLQNLGRTCFLNTLLQAFAACPTFIEWLKKYAKANGHNSMITTLYTVIEVVNGTHESARGTPVCPLGVLQALRAAGWVVPADQQDAHELLHVLLSCIEEETTAMSKKPGCLSDALGLGGGRAWSALASPASPPSAPLSMRGDGVSRPARPASAAPPGEPELIDPEDAPSPVKLSKGVSRSFCHLSSVGRRWAAAPARPAPVPPTRGTLASRTHCTVCSTKSPIRYDKFDSVSLSMANASTGLTGTYSLSGLLRAFTAPELVNGLRCSKCCPEESSPAPHHTQTKHIRTVSFGKLPAVLVLQVARVEWRGGGPSKRVEHVAFPETLCMAPYAAQRAAQPEPPALPLRGAAPSAAAGDARAAYRLAAVVVHVGGPRSGHFATYRRGNGFESKRWWYTSDTLVHEVSLQEVLRCAAYLLFYERTQAPPPPLTTHF, encoded by the exons ATGGACGGTGGTGATAGAATATTAGTTGCTGCTGGGCTGACGGCGGCGGTTGTGGTAGGAGCATTCGTGCTGTGGGGTCCTGGAGGAGCCCCCAAGGTCCGGAAGCGTCGAGGTCAAATAGCAGGACTCCAGAATTTGGGAAGGACATGTTTCCTCAACACACTATTGCAGGCCTTCGCTGCCTGCCCTACTTTTATTGAATGGCTGAAAAAATACGCTAAGGCCAATGGGCACAATAGTATGATCACTACGCTCTATACTGTTATTGAAG TTGTAAATGGTACACATGAGTCGGCAAGAGGTACACCGGTATGCCCACTGGGAGTGTTGCAAGCTCTGCGTGCCGCTGGGTGGGTGGTCCCCGCCGATCAGCAAGATGCCCACGAGCTTCTACATGTGCTATTGTCTTGCATCGAGGAAGAAACTACCGCTATGTCTAAAAAG CCTGGTTGTCTTTCGGATGCTCTGGGTCTTGGGGGTGGCCGAGCGTGGTCAGCATTGGCATCCCCAGCCTCTCCGCCGTCAGCACCGCTTTCTATGCGTGGTGATGGAGTGTCGAGACCAGCTCGACCTGCTTCTGCTGCCCCTCCTGGTGAACCAGAGTTAATTGACCCAG AAGATGCTCCATCTCCAGTAAAGCTGTCGAAGGGTGTGTCCCGCTCATTCTGTCACCTCAGCTCGGTTGGGCGGCGCTGGGCGGCGGCGCCCGCCCGCCCAGCGCCCGTGCCACCCACACGTGGGACGCTGGCGTCTCGTACGCATTGTACTGTGTGTTCTACAAAG AGTCCAATACGATACGACAAATTCGACAGTGTCTCATTATCGATGGCGAACGCTAGCACGGGGCTGACAGGCACTTACAGTTTGTCTG GTCTACTGCGTGCCTTCACCGCTCCGGAGCTGGTGAACGGCCTCCGCTGCTCCAAGTGTTGCCCCGAAGAGAGCTCTCCAGCACCGCACCACACGCAGACCAAGCACATCCGGACCGTCAGTTTTGGAAAG CTGCCGGCGGTGCTGGTGCTGCAGGTGGCGCGCGTGGAGTGGCGCGGCGGCGGGCCCAGCAAGCGCGTGGAGCACGTCGCCTTCCCCGAGACGCTCTGCATGGCGCCCTACGCCGCGCAGCGCGCTGCGCAG CCGGAGCCGCCGGCGCTGCCGCTGCGCGGCGCGGCCCcgagcgcggcggcgggcgaCGCGCGCGCCGCCTACCGCCTGGCCGCCGTCGTGGTGCACGTGGGCGGGCCGCGCTCCGGGCACTTCGCCACCTACCGCCGCGGGAACGGCTTCGAGAGCAAGCG GTGGTGGTACACATCGGACACGCTGGTTCACGAGGTGTCCCTACAAGAAGTACTGCGCTGCGCCGCCTACTTACTCTTCTACGAACGAACGCAGGCACCACCCCCGCCCCTCACCACCCACTTCTAA